accccaatctaTTTAGCagactaaatatttaaaattacaacCTGCATATGTCTCATCTATTACAAGTTAGAATCTAGAAATTCtagatttaaaattacttttacatAAACTGATGTGATCAGGCACTTTTAACAAGATCAAACACGAAGCTTATTCATTCAACAAGTACCATTATAGACATTAAACACATGAATTACTTATCATACAACTAGTATTTCAGACTAAGCTTATAAAATACACAGATACCAGACTGCCTGCTGTCAGGGCAATTTTTTACTTCCATTAAATCTTAGTACACTCTATTCATGCTCAGATTAGTTTCTAATAAGGCTTATCTACCTAGAAAGCTTTAGGTTTGgcatttctgcagctgctgaaagGCAAATGGAAATTAACACAGTGGAAGTACACCAGAAGAGATGGAACAGCTTATTCCTCTTGCGGCCTCCCAGTTGAAACTACCACAGCAGCaatcaggaaaagaaagcagaacaaaattaCCTTTGAGTTTTCACTtagctttttttccaaagccCTCCTAATGATATAAGGAGATTCAAAGTCGACAAGGAAAAATAGTGTTTCATCTTCATAAAAAGATCTATACCTGCATATCAATCTCAAGTTCTCAGCTGTTATCAAAAAGGGCACTGAAATCTTTTCCATGGCAATAATACGTAACcacagaaaaagttttttttccaaatatttttattaggaaaaaaagtcaacagTATTCCCATAAACAACTGtacaaaacatatttctttgGTCAATAAGTGAAAGTTAATCTAATTTCTTCAGCTATCCACATATGCAAAAGGAATTTGCTTCTTAAATAACGTACACAAGATATTAAGATGCTGCCGCTTGGCAACTACTAGGCAATCATCTTCTCAAGGGATGTTACATGTATACAGCTGACTTACAAAAAATCCGACACTAATCAGAAGAGTGCAGGTGGAAGACCACTGCCAAAAAGTAAGCGCCAAGAACTGGGTATTTTCCACTGTGAAGAAATAGCTGTAGAATTGCTGCTCTGCAACAGGAACAGAGTAATTCTTTATAAGCTTTAAGACTGTAATGCAGTTTAATATAGTTCTATGTCTGGCATATGTATTAAAACAATAGACAGCCTTTCAAGTGTCTATCCAATTATTGATTGCTTTAGAGAAAACTACTGTAAGATCAAACCATTTCAAACCTTCAGACAACTTCTTCCACGCCTGTCAAACAAGGAGGTTAGTTTTTTCTCTTGTGAATTCCCAGAATGGCTTTAGtcatattatatttttattatatttttggaTTGCATATTTTAAGCTAGGAAAGCGTAAAAAATATAACATATAAtgtaatcaaaatatatttggCACTATCCTTGTGACCAAAGGCCAAAGTGAACCCAACCCATAAAAGATAGTCTAAAATTGCAGAATATAGCTAAACATTTCTAAGGTTCTAAATTcaaccaaaaatgaaaataactgacataaaataagaaagcaagaaCTCTAGATCAAACAGCActcacttcatttttaattagcTGGAGCCATTCATTAAGATAGTTAACAAGGGCAAATGCATCAGGGATATTGTCGCCTTCAGAGCAGAATTTCAGAAGAACTGCCATTTGGATTCCTTCTGaacaactgcaattaaaaaaggcagagtctttttttttttttttaattaacccaGAACAATGATATTTATGAATTAAGCACAACAATCTGCATAAGGcttactaaaaacaaacaaaccaaccaaccccccACAACACCACCCAGCTTCACTTGGTTGTGTTTGCACGCTTCATGTTTTCTCAGTCTTGGGTTTGTTCTTGACTTTCTGCGCCAGGAATCCCAGACTTTGGAAGAGTTACTCAGTGCATTGCTTATGCACTTAGTTTGCATTTTTGTCCTCTTGTTGAGGCACTTACACAGACCCTTCGATACAAGGAACATCTTTCACTGTATTTCAAAAATTGGTTTTGCAGCCTGCATACCACTACTTTACTTATAAAATTCCCGCTTTAAGAAGTCAACAGTAGATTATGGAGAAGGAAAATTCAGGCAGGCAGAGTAGAAGACAGCTGATACTTAGAAGCTGAAGAAGTTCACTGATAATTATAGTTATTaatacagggaaagaaaaaaagagggacaaaaaaaaGTAAGTTAGAATCTAACTGGTCAGTGAAGGGAGGGCTAATACATTAGATAATCAAGCTTAACACATGGATTCTTAAATACACCTGATTTGACATAATTAAAAGGCTTTAATCTCAGATGGAACATTTTAAGTTTATCCCaatctgaaagcaaatgaaaaggtgCAGTTTACCTCAAAAGGCCAGCggagagggggaagaagaaggaaatCCATGAGTTTGCAGTATTAGTAAATCAAAGCATGTGCCCATCAACCTAACTCATTCAACCAAAACCAATGCTTCTGAACATTTTTTGCccaaatctttttgaaaaatcaaaatatgaccTACACAATAACATTCTAATCATCAAATGAAGATACTTCAAATAAATGGAAGAAGTTACCAAAAAGAGGCAGAATAAAGAGATACTTGGGATGCAGCTCTAGACTTaaacagcagcaaataaaaatGTGTGACACACCGTTTAAAAGCAAGTCTTCCACTTGAATGGATAAACATAAAGACAAGCAAAACAGAGCTTGGAAGTATTTCTAAGAGAGACGATGTTACAAAATCCACCTATGCCTCCTACCAGTGAATCAGTAGcttaaaaaaacaatttcacCTATGTACTAAAAACAAGACATATGTTTCTGTATGCAGCTCACTCACCACTCAGTAAACAATAGTTTTGTGATGCCACCTCCTGGTATATGTAGAACTTTCTCTGTATCACTTATTCCAGGGTAAGCTGctactttttccatttctttccattttaaccCTTGCATAAGGCCTTCCACCGATTTCTCAAGAGCAGGTGTGAGTAGGTAGCGTAGAGGAGTTCTAGGAACAAATCAAGAATACGTTCAGTGTGAGAAAACAAGACAACATAGATGTTATTACTTGCGGTGGAAAGGAGCTGCATGCATCAAGTACTGTTCAACTTTCTGCCACACATATAACCAAATGatacattttgcaaaaatacacTTGAATCTGAAGCAAGTTAGATaaatttcttccttcagaaatcaCCACTGCATCAGAAGCATTAAAAAAGCTCAGCCATTATTTTTCCCCCTGAGTATTCAAGATACGTGCCAATTTGGGCATCTAAAAAGAGGGTATCAAATATACAAGCACTTAAATAGGAGAACTGTTATAGGCTTCTTAAAATGATTTACAAAAGAAATGGTGGCTATTCTTCCTTCCGATGGGAATTTATTCAATTAAAGTTAGTTAAAGTAAGCTTGGGCTTCACTTTGATATAATGTTTGTAATAAACTTAAACTACAAATATCTGCAGACTTCTGTTAAGTCTTTCAGTATTTCCTTAATGCATTACCTTCACTCATTAGTGTCTCTCTGGTATCAGACTTATTCAGAGTAAGTCACCACAACTGATGAACTCGGAATACATAAAGTAACCATCAGTCTCCCTCATTTCAGTCCATGTCTGCTGACCACTCTAGAAACTCTATGCAAAATCAATGGTAACTATATCTAGAACATGCATAGACCTAGACCTCCTCAGGGCTCTGAACATTTATACACCCTGGTGATAAGAGTTGTTCATTTtgaacaatacttttttttttttttttttggtaagtcatAGATTATCAAGGCCTCGATCATCAagctatgctttttcttttgtttaacgggtggggggggaggcacaCCTAATAAAACTCTGTGTAGTTTTTTCCTAGCAGGTAAGTATTGGTAACTGCCTATAAAAAGATAccttactaaaaaaagaaaacccaaaatgcAGAATAATTAAGAAGCGGTAAGAAATTCAAATATTCTAACTAAACGTTAAAAATCTAATCGGTGAGCTGTATGTTAGCAGCTAATCCCTGACAGCGCTTGCAGCAATAACAAACTAAGTTGTTAAAATCGAGGCTGATGGTGCAGGCCAAGCAGAAATTTACTTATGGCATATTATTTGCTCAGCATTGTCAGGAGACTAACAAAGCTCAGAGCCTAATGCTGTATAACACactattttaataatatattaagTATCTTATGATCTACCTACACAGTAAAGCAAAAGAACCCTGCCAAAAAGTACTAAGTATATATGCCAGTTTgccaaaaataacagaaaaaacaatcaaATCATTTAAGGACACACACATACCCAAGAAGTTGCTCATCATCGCGCTGGTATGCATGGCTGCTAGACAGAAGAATAACTCTAGCACATTTGCTGGTTTGCACCCAAGAAAGCAGTGCTTGACAGAATGGCCTGTACTTGTTCTTTACGcaaagagagaggggggggaggagagaccaaaaaaaaaaaaaaaaattcatgcccTTAAGAAAAGCCACAAGTCTACAATACTAGATGTTATATTTAGTGTTCAGCagtgaggaaatttttttttcttcatatccaTTCAGtcttcagatatatttttaaaaagcagaggacACTGGTTGTTTACTTAATCAAAGATATATGTATAattataaaaattatgaaaaccACATTAATAATAACTGTATCACTCATTCTGTGTGCCATTAATATCAACGGGAAAACCTTTAGAACAATATGGGATGATAAAATTCCACAGTATTTTCCCACAATTTAAACTGCCAAAAATACTACAACACAATTTACTCTCGTGTGGTGTTCTGCCCATTTTAAATCACAGCCACTATACAGTTAACAGTTAATTTTAACTGTTTATATATAATGAATAGAGAACAGCAGGAAATAAATGGGGGTGACAGCAAAAATTAAGCTATTTAAGAAAAGACAAATACACAAAAACAATaaatatgaagagaaaaataaacaggcgGGAAACAGACCATATTGTTTTGTCAAGACAGTTAATAACTAAGGACATATTTTCACTAAATTCTACTGAATTAGCTGAGCTGTTTCAGAGCttgaaacaaacaagcaaacaaacaaatctcaACCATTAATGAATGTAGGAGACAGCTTTTGTTAGCTAAAATTTTATCAATTACGGAAGACGTTATATCACtaagcagaaaaacattttgctttttttttaaaatgtatattttgctGTTAAGACATTATTTCATAATAGGGAGCACGAATTTTTTCAGTTGTGCTTATTTTAAGATATTATAATAGAGTAAATTCTTCTAGACCATTTGAAAACTACTGGCCAGTAGAACAACTGAACTTGAACACTGAAGTGAGAACAATGAACATACGTACCTTTATAAAAGGTGATCTGATCTGCAGAACTACAAGTTTCCTTGAAGGTAATGAATACactacaaggagaaaataaaacagtgcataacaaaaaaaaaaaaaaaaaggatctgagCTTAGAAGTATCCAGATTTATCCAATCCATAAATCTGAGGTAAACCTTTCAGCTCTCTTACCAAATTGTGAATTATTTCAGGCTTTTCAGTAATGtaaaaaaatacgtatttttgtGCATCATCTTCACTGAATCTAATTTCACTTGGCATAAAAACAAAGGATTGAATGAagtaaaaatttattaaaaacaaaacaaaaactatctCCTGCAGTGACTCAGATAAACTCTTTATACAGCTTTGCAGAGATTACGACAGATTATCTCGAGATTTCcatgatttaaaaggaaaaaacaatataATTTGAAATGCTATGATCAAGACACAGAAAGGAAGTGAAAACTTGaaggtagaaaaaagaaaaaaaaaaaccctccacactAGGAAAAGGCAAAGATAGGTGGGAAGGAAGAAGACAGGACGAATATCCTTTTATACTCTAATTTAGCTTGCATGCCATGCTTTACTGTAGGTATGGACACACTTTCCACATTATCTAGGATTAAAACTGCAGAGAGATTCAGCAGCACTGTAATATGGTTGAGATTCAACATTTCTTACCGGTTCCATGTTTCAAACTATTTATGCAAAATAACAAAAGTAAGTTTCCTCCACAAAGTGTAAATTTACATTCTTATCTGCGAGTCAGAGATTTGGTTACAAAAGTTATTATTGAACTTCAtctaaaaggtaagaaaaaaaaggagaaacattcTTACAACTGCTTTCTACAGGCAAATATTTAAGATCTAGCTTGCATTCAATACATACCTTCAGCATTTATACTCAGCTCCGTTgagttttcttctgcagttgcATATGGATTATTCCCAACCATTGGCACAAGGCAATCAGTGTAGAAGTAGCCAACTTTAGTCATGTCCAGTGTGGAAATCACGAGGTCTATTGCCAGTTGACCAACATTTCCCACTGACACTGCTGGCTGAAGTAACAGAAGTGTTTTAGCATTACAATAGTAAAGACATAATTCACTTAAAGAATTGCAGCGTGTTTTATGGACAATACAGCATGCTTTTGCAAACAGTGAAAACTTAAGTTAGCTGAATTCCGGTTAACCATATGATTTCTTAAAGTGGCACCATTTTCTTACAGAAGTTACTACTTGTTAACAGCTTACTAATATATAATGTGGTCCCTATGCCACAAATACATACTGGTTGCTTCTGTCAATAATCCTGTCTcattataaacttaaaaaaaaaaaaaggcttggagACTGGTGTCCTCGTGTCCTCCCCAATCCCCCCTTTTTTGGCTACAGAGTAGATAAAAATCACTCCAAAATCTAATGCAGAGATTGGCAGCCCCAAAGTGACAGTGAATGGCAATGCCGATACTGCACGTTAAATCTATAAATACCAGATTGTCCTAAAAACACAAGTAAATTAGCATATGTTATCACCAATCAAAGCTGATGCTGACCCAATCTGAGAGCATACAAGGAAAAATTCAGTTTGCGAGTTTGTGTCCTTCTACAGAAGCTGAAAATGGAAGACAACTGTAAAATTTTCAGTTGCCTCCCACTCATTTATAAGCAAGCCCGTGCCTATGAACTGCTGCTGCCCAAGGGCCAGCAATCCTGGAAACACAAGGAATTTGATGCCGATAACCTCAGAGCGAAAAAGGATGTAACAGCAGTTACAGACCGTCATTACAAATTGCCTGGTGCTCAACAGCTTGTTATTCCTAGACAAAGAAAATAGCAATGACCTATTTCCTGTTCCCAGTCAGCTGATCTGGAATGACTTCCTGTATAAAATCTTGTACCTCATGTAAATATGCACAGTCATCAGGGGCGATCTGGCCCTGATGAAAGGCGATAAGGTTACCCTTAGATGATAAAGTAAAGGCACTTACTAATAGGAAAAATAACGGCTTGCTACTTCACAGCCTGTACTAGAATTCGTACCCTACAATACACAAAGTAACCTCTAGCAGTTTAATCTTACATCGATTTCACGTTACAAATTATTAAAGTATTTTCTAAACCAATTCCAAGCTCAGCTTAAATATAGCACAGCTAAGGAATCTGCCACTGAAGACTAGTGTACATAgcctctctccccccttccccccaggcCGTTGAGAAGTTTCCGGGGCCGACCTCCGGACAGGGGAGAGGAAAGCGTCCCCGGCCTGCCGCCCCCAAAGCGGGAGCGAGCCGCGCGGACAAGCCCCCGTCCGCGCCCGCCAAAGCCTCCGACGCTGTTTCAGGCCCCAGCTGTAggaagccccccccccgccccgagagcCACGGCCTCGAGCAGCAGCACGTCCCTCACCCCCGCCCCGGAGCGCTCCATTCTGGCAGCACCTCCCCACGGCCGCCTCGGCGAGAGGAGGGGAGCAGCAAGGCCACTTACCACGAGCAGAGTGAAGCCGTCAAAGTCCGAGCTGGCGGAGGGGCCGCCGCTGCCATGGTCACACGGAACAAACATGCcggcaggaagagaaaagagccGCCCCCCTCCTCCTACCTcaggctccccccctcccccggtgaGGCGAGTGGGCGAGCACGGCCGCCAACGCAACGGCCGTAACCGCCGCCGCCCTCGCTGCTCCGcccgcgagggggcggggccgggcccgccgcggcggccgttaGAAAGGCGGTTGGGGGCGGGGCTTAGCCCGCGGCGCGCAGGCCGGCGGCCTGGTCTTCCACCCCCCGCCCCTTTGCCGGAGTGCGGGGCGTCGCGGCTCGTCCCGCCGCCATGTCGCTACCGCCGGAGAAGGCCTCGGAGCTGAAGCAGCTCATCCACCAGCAGCTGGTCAAGGTGAGGGCGGTAACAAGGTGGAGAGGCCCCCGGGCACTGGGGCCCGTCCTGAGCGCGGAGCGACTTCGTCTACTCGGAGAAATCCCCGGTGCGTCGGTGATAGGGACCCCCCGGCCCTTGGAGGCAGCGATGCCCGCCCAGGCGGGGGAGGCGCCTCCAGCTCCGTGTCCGCTCCCTCGCCCATCccttttgttccccccccccccgtactTCAGCAGGTTCATGTACTTCCCGAGGTGCTGTTTTGCCATGTTGGCGCTtgcggccccccccctccccccaagaggGCCTGCGAGGATCAGCGCTCTGGTCTAACGGCCGCCTTGGCCTCCGGCCTTTCCCCGCCCTCTCCTGCCGTCCTCGCTCTTTCCCTTCGTTTCCCCTTTTCTGGGCGATGGAGCTggcatcgcccccccccccccggtgctggcGCTCCCGCTGTCGGGGCTGCCCCGTGGagggccggcggaggggagcggcGTTTTCGGCCCTGTgagaggaggcggcggggggagggggggagccacGGCGGCCGGAGGCACCGGGAGGCCGTCTGTTTGCTCGCCGCTTGTTGAGCGAGAAACTAGGGCGGGGTTTTGAAAACAGTGGGAGAGAAATATCAGTGCTTTAGCTCGCATCGCGGAAGTATCGCAGTGTCTCAGTGGCTATAGCCTTGCATCGTTCCTGTGGGAGAAACAACTTTAGGAATACATGCTGTTTCACAGCTGAGCCATCGAAGTACAGAAATTCTGGCTTTATGATCATAGAAAAAGCTTGCGATGGAGGCTCCCTATTTGTATGCCTTACCTGCAACaatctaaagttttttttttcctttctgtaaaaagtaagaggaggaaaaggaggaattgaAGATATTGTTCCAGGGGAACACACAGATTTTATTGCTTCTCCGCTCATGGGTTTCCATTTAGATTCATCTTGCAGGTCAAACACGCAGACCTCCACAGCATCAGAGGGCTGACAGTTTCCAAAGAACTTTTGATGGTTGAAGACACATCCTATGGTGCGATAAGGATACAGTGGCTTGGGCTGTTCAGCTAGTGGAGGCTCATCAGGGCTGATAGGACGGTGGATGTACCTGATCAAAAACATTCAGTTTATTTCCCATACACACATTGCCATAAGTTTGAAttttgagggagaagagaaattaaaagcatGGAAGTTTTATAATCAATGGATTTGCAGGGCTGTTGGTGAGAAGGGATGTTCGAGGCTGGGGATGCTGTCACAAGCAGTGGAAATGCTCAGGTTTGGAATGCTCTTAACTGGTGCAGTTGCTTTGGTGAGATAGTGTGACTTGCTGCGGTACTTCTCACTAAACAATAAAAAGTTGTTTGGTACACATTTATGTGCAGAAAGAGGTATTCTTTTGGTGCAGTTATCTCTGTATTCCTAGGAGAATACCCGTTACCTTACAGAGAAACGTTTTAGTGCTAACTGTGACCATATAAGgagcttcatttcttttattcttattatCATACTTAAGCCTCAATcaaggaggaaaatgaaaataagtttgaAGAGACCAGTCTTGCATTCTGCTGTGATACAGCTGAGTGCGAATTTAAATACTGTGGGGGTTATTAAGAAGTATTATTTACAAAGCTTATGAGAGTTTGAACATGTATTTCTAGCATATGATGAATTTTCTGTTCAGATGGATGTTCATGGCAAGATCAGAGAAGTTCTTGCTGAGACTATACGTGAAGAGTTTGCACCTGAGCATCAACAGTTATCCACGGAAGACCTGATAAAAGCCTTAAGACAGCGAGGAATCATTGATGATGTTATTAAAGAGCTTAAATTTGTAACTGTAAGTAGCTTTTGAAACATGAATGTATTTTGGTTATTCCTATTATCGACTTGATGTTATGACAGCTCTTTTACTATAAAGTGCAGACTCAATTACTTCTAAGTGCTTATATTAGCTTTACTGAGTTGTAAGTACTGAGTTGGTTTAGTGTTAATATTACACTGAAAGTACTTGTTCAGTTCCCTTACATCTTAAATCCTACAAGGCAATATATTTGAGAAACAACAGTCAGTAGAAAGAGagaattcttttaatttttaagagacAACAGGAATAGCACTGTTGCCTCACTTGATTCTTTAAGAAGTCTAATTGCAATTCCAGGAAGTGAATGACAAGGAGAGGACTTCAGCTCCAAAGCCATCTACGCATTTTGTTGACAGAGAACCACCAGTTCTGAAAAAAGGTAtgttgcttgtttattttaatgtttggattatagttttaaaataaattaagtgcAGGTTTATTGAGCTCTTTGAATTAATATTACAGAGCGAATTGGATTCATTTAAAGTTTCCATATTGTGCAGAAATAGATGTTTTTCTTACTTGTCTAGATGCAAGTGGGTTCATATAAACAGCAGAAGTTAGTTGCACATAAAATAGCATTTATTGTATATTATCTTCCATAAGTTTTAAAATTGCTTTCCCCTAAGCACTTGttttgaaagagtttttttttttttctattctccaCTTAGATAACAGATATTTTAAACATACTTCCTAAGATCTGTTTGTAGTTTCTTCATATTTATTGCTACGCTTTACAGCTAATATTAACCCAACACGGAGGTATCTTTACCTTCAGGTTTTGGGCGGAAAAGCTTTTCTGGAACATCTTCAGGAACCGGAGCCTTTGCCTGGCCAAATCTGTTCTACCTTCACTCTGTGTTTGCATTTTCGGAATCAGCGCTTCCGTTCTAAACCTGTCCCCTGTGCCTGTGAGCCAGATTTTCATGATGGTTTTTTACTTGAAGTACACAAGGATAGCCTGGGTAAGGAAGACTGTGAGTTTGCAGTGGATGCCGTTTTTTATTCTAACATTACAGTTATTCTAAAATGTGCTTgatattatttaatgttttttgcctgtttttataATGTATTCCTAAGAAAAACAATTGCTGTATCAGGTTCCGCTACTTCTAGATCTAGAACTGATTCTTAcctattattttccttcttttccactcCAAAGTAACTTTTAACCGACTTTATCCAGATGTAACAGTGAGATAGTAGTGCCAAAGATGGTAGATTCATGTTTTCCTGAACCTTGTGCTGAGAAGTGAAGAAAGGAGACCTTTTTTTTATCGTATGGAGGGAAAAGCTTCTGCGTGAGTTTAGTCTGCCTGCTAGTTGGCAAACACCTGCAGAACAGTCAGTTATCCACAGCCTATACTGTCTTTGTCCTGTTATTAGCTGGGGAACATAGTAGGGAGCTATGTGTGTTTTAAAAAACGGTTTCTGGAATAAACAGGGGAATCTTAAGGTACTGGGATAAAGGAAGAGGAGGCTGATACTGTCTGAATCCTGTAGAAATTCAGGGTAGGTCATGGAGTGTCAGAGGACAGAAAGAAGGCTAGAGTTATAGCAGGCCTCTGTGTGAGAGAGAGTGAATATACTGCGAATTCGGAGAAGACCAGGCTTTGTTAATTCTGCTGCTCATGGAACAGTTTATCTCGTAGGGTCAGAGCTTAACTACAGAGGAAGCTGCTTCCTAAATATGGATGCATAGTAAGTTGACCTGAAGTGTTACcacttattaaaataataacGCACGCATCTGCAGTTGCTTTTACTTATTAGTacataaaaataactttcttattttttaataatatttcaattttaatttttgtacaaTTAAATGAGTTACCCTGGAGTAGGCAAATATAGAAATCTGTTTATTGCCTCTGTCAATTAATCAGTTGTAATCTTTCTGTAGCTCTGTCCTAATCTTATTTTGGTTTAAGGTGGGATTGTTGTTGCTTACACTTTTCTTAAAAGGTAATGTATGCAAGGAATGTAAATGCATATGCTTTAATTTTAAGGCGGTATTGGGATGGTAACATTCTGGCTGTCTGTGTTTAATGATGGCAGGTGATGGAAGTAAAATGGTGGATGCAACCACTATGTTATCAATATCGGATCCAGTGCATATGGTTCTGATCAAAACAGACACATTTGGTGAGACTACACTAGTAGCATCCTATTTCTTGGAGTGGCGATCTGTCTTGGCTGCAGAGAACGGTGTAACAAATGTTGCAGTTGAACTCCTTGGTGTAGGTAAGAATACACAATAAGGGTAAAAtgcaaacacttaaaatattgGCTATTGAGCTTGCTTATAAGGTCAAAGCAGTATGCAGTTTAATTATGGTTAGACTCATGAATTGATATAAGGTATCTTTAGAAAACATTTATATAGGAGACCAATGGTCAGATTTTTCACTGTTATCAAGATACTAAAAGTGTGTATTCTAGACCCTCTGTCATAGTGGTCCCCTTGTCAGATGGGAACTCTCCACTATGTGTTTTTTGCAAAATCTGCATAAGTTATCAAAGCTTCCTGCCTCTTCCCCGCATTCAACTGATTAATATCCATGAAAATCTCAGGCTAGTGTACTGAAGAGTAAAATCTAGTGTGTCCCTTTCACAGCAAAGTAGCAGCTGGTAGATGAAgttttctctgctgtgctgccattTGTTCTGGTTGCTGGAAACACGTTTCTGCTAGAATGGAGGACCAGCTTTGTTTAAGTGCTTCACAGTCAGTATACATGTGTATTTTTATGTATTGCTTCTGCATATGGCCCTTTAGGAGTTTCCAGGATATTATGATTTAGTAGATAAAGACTAGATACAGGGCTAAATCTATTATGACTTCCTACTCTAGCTCTCCCAGAGGCTTGGCAAGTAGTAGTTGATGAGCCATTTGAGCGTTCTTTATCACAGTTTCTCGACCTGTTAGGCAAGCAGTCCTTTCTAATTTCATAAGATATTATATctgcaaagtattttgaaaatttgaTTTACTATGTAAGTTATTCCTAAATTTTATCTCTATTACCTGCTTTTTGGGGGATGGTTTAGTGCAGTGTTTATCCACTGGACACAAATCTAGTAACCTTatttactaatattttttttatcaGCATTAGTTACTTTTGGATATGCTGACTGTTGACAAAGCGTACTAAGTAATACGGCTTTGGGTAGGCTTTCAAGTAGAGAGGTTTTCGTCTATAAT
This genomic interval from Struthio camelus isolate bStrCam1 chromosome 2, bStrCam1.hap1, whole genome shotgun sequence contains the following:
- the PSMG2 gene encoding proteasome assembly chaperone 2 isoform X2, coding for MTKVGYFYTDCLVPMVGNNPYATAEENSTELSINAEVYSLPSRKLVVLQIRSPFIKNKYRPFCQALLSWVQTSKCARVILLSSSHAYQRDDEQLLGTPLRYLLTPALEKSVEGLMQGLKWKEMEKVAAYPGISDTEKVLHIPGGGITKLLFTECCSEGIQMAVLLKFCSEGDNIPDAFALVNYLNEWLQLIKNESSNSTAISSQWKIPSSWRLLFGSGLPPALF
- the PSMG2 gene encoding proteasome assembly chaperone 2 isoform X1, with protein sequence MFVPCDHGSGGPSASSDFDGFTLLVPAVSVGNVGQLAIDLVISTLDMTKVGYFYTDCLVPMVGNNPYATAEENSTELSINAEVYSLPSRKLVVLQIRSPFIKNKYRPFCQALLSWVQTSKCARVILLSSSHAYQRDDEQLLGTPLRYLLTPALEKSVEGLMQGLKWKEMEKVAAYPGISDTEKVLHIPGGGITKLLFTECCSEGIQMAVLLKFCSEGDNIPDAFALVNYLNEWLQLIKNESSNSTAISSQWKIPSSWRLLFGSGLPPALF